Proteins co-encoded in one Populus trichocarpa isolate Nisqually-1 chromosome 10, P.trichocarpa_v4.1, whole genome shotgun sequence genomic window:
- the LOC7462664 gene encoding vacuolar iron transporter 1 — MAENGYADLEKQKLFLEEHEEKHFMSSEIVRDIIIGVSDGLTVPFALAAGLSGANVTSSIILIAGIAEVAAGAISMGLGGYLAAESEADHYTRELKREQEEIISVPDTEAAECGEILSQYGIEPHEYEPVVNALRRNPQHWLDFMMKFELGLEKPDPMRALQSALTIAISYIVGGLVPLAPYMVIPLAKEAVVASVIITIVALLLFGFVKGYFTGNNPFKNAIQTAFIGAMASAAAYCIAKVFRA, encoded by the exons ATGGCAGAAAATGGGTACGCTGACCTAGAGAAGCAGAAATTGTTTCTTGAAGAGCATGAAGAGAAGCATTTCATGTCTAGTGAGATTGTCCGTGACATTATCATAGGTGTCTCTGATGGCCTCACAGTCCCTTTTGCCCTAGCCGCTGGATTGTCCGGTGCCAATGTGACATCCAGCATCATTCTTATTGCCGGCATTGCTGAGGTTGCTGCTGGTGCCATCTCCATGGGACTTGGCGG GTACCTTGCAGCAGAAAGCGAAGCTGACCATTACACGAGGGAACTAAAAAGAGAGCAAGAAGAGATCATCAGTGTCCCCGATACAG AGGCTGCTGAATGTGGAGAGATATTATCACAGTATGGTATTGAGCCACACGAATATGAGCCGGTGGTGAATGCTCTGAGGAGGAACCCCCAGCACTGGCTGGATTTCATGATGAA GTTTGAACTTGGACTGGAGAAACCAGACCCCATGAGAGCACTGCAAAGTGCCTTGACTATTGCTATTTCTTACATAGTGGGTGGATTGGTACCCTTGGCACCATACATGGTCATTCCACTTGCTAAAGAAGCTGTCGTTGCATCTGTTATAATAACCATAGTGGCATTACTACTTTTTGGGTTTGTGAAGGGTTACTTCACTGGTAATAATCCTTTCAAGAATGCTATCCAAACTGCTTTCATAGGAGCCATGGCATCAGCAGCTGCTTATTGCATAGCTAAGGTTTTTCGAGCTTGA
- the LOC7462665 gene encoding vacuolar iron transporter 1 isoform X1 has translation MATSTQGVNLDPEKQTLLNQHKEKHFTAGEIVRDIIIGVSDGLTVPFALAAGLSGANATSSIVLTAGVAEVAAGAISMGLGGYLAAKSEADHYARELRREQEEIKSVPDTEAAEVAEILAHYGIEPHEYGPVVSALRKKPQAWLDFMMNMCEGLITTSPEWSPTQSTGDLQIAPHQPCFYVIQHHEIPYNLLTSIFELGLEKPDPRRALQSALTIAIAYILGGFVPLIPYMFIPSAQDAVIASVILTLAALLIFGFAKGYFTGNKPFRSALQTALIGAIASAAAFGIAKAVHP, from the exons ATGGCGACTTCGACACAAGGAGTTAATCTAGATCCCGAGAAACAGACCCTCCTAAACCAGCACAAAGAGAAACACTTCACTGCCGGAGAGATCGTTCGTGACATCATCATCGGTGTATCCGATGGTCTAACTGTTCCTTTTGCTCTTGCTGCCGGTTTGTCTGGAGCTAATGCTACGTCTTCCATTGTTCTCACCGCCGGCGTCGCCGAAGTTGCTGCTGGCGCCATCTCCATGGGACTTGGAGG ATATCTAGCGGCTAAAAGTGAGGCAGATCACTACGCAAGAGAGCTCAGGAGAGAGCAAGAAGAGATCAAGAGTGTTCCCGATACAG AGGCGGCTGAGGTGGCTGAGATACTGGCACACTATGGAATAGAGCCGCACGAGTATGGGCCTGTGGTTAGTGCTCTAAGGAAGAAGCCTCAAGCCTGGCTTGATTTCATGATGAA TATGTGCGAAGGCCTGATTACGACAAGCCCTGAATGGTCCCCTACCCAGAGCACGGGTGATCTGCAAATTGCACCGCACCAACCCTGCTTTTATGTTATCCAGCATCACGAGATACCATATAACCTTTTGACTtccat ATTTGAGCTAGGATTGGAGAAGCCGGATCCAAGAAGAGCACTGCAGAGTGCGCTGACTATTGCCATTGCTTACATTTTGGGCGGATTCGTACCCCTCATTCCTTACATGTTCATTCCAAGCGCTCAAGATGCTGTGATTGCTTCGGTGATCTTAACTTTGGCAGCTTTGCTGATCTTCGGCTTTGCAAAGGGTTACTTCACTGGTAATAAACCCTTTAGAAGTGCTTTGCAAACTGCCCTTATTGGTGCCATTGCATCTGCTGCAGCATTTGGCATTGCTAAGGCTGTCCACCCATAA
- the LOC7462667 gene encoding alpha,alpha-trehalose-phosphate synthase [UDP-forming] 6, which yields MVSRSYSNLLELASGESPSFGRMSRRIPRIMTVAGIMSDIDDDPSESVCSDPSSSSTPKDRIIIVANQLPIRAQRKSDGSKSWIFSWDENSLLLQLKDGLGDDEIEVIYVGCLKEEVHPNEQDEVSQILLETFKCVPTFLPPDLFSRYYHGFCKQQLWPLFHYMLPLSPDLGGRFNRSLWQAYVSVNKIFADRIMEVINPEDDFVWVHDYHLMALPTFLRKRFNKVKLGFFLHSPFPSSEIYKTLPIREELLRALLNSDLIGFHTFDYARHFLSCCSRMLGLSYESKRGYIGIEYCGRTVSIKILPVGIHMGQLQSVLSLPETEAKVKELIKQFSDQDRIMLLGVDDMDIFKGISLKLLAMEQLLMQHPEWQGKIVLVQIANPARGKGKDVKEVQAETHAAVKRINETFGKPGYDPIVLIDAPLKFYEKVAYYVVAECCLVTAVRDGMNLIPYEYIISRQGNDRLNKLLGQEPSTPKKSMLVISEFIGCSPSLSGAIRVNPWNIDAVADAMDFALEMAEPEKQLRHEKHYRYVSTHDVGYWARSFLQDLERTCRDHSRRRCWGIGFGLSFRVVALDPNFKKLSMERIVSAYKRTTTRAILLDYDGTLMPQASIDKSPSSKSIDIINNLCRDKNNMVFLVSARSRNTVAEWFSECEKLGLAAEHGYFLRLKRDAEWETRVPVADTTWKQIAEPVMQLYTETTDGSTIEDKETSLVWCYEDADPDFGSCQAKELLDHLESVLANEPVTVKSGQNIVEVKPQGVSKGLVAKRLLSIMQENEMSPDFVLCIGDDRSDEDMFEVITTSMAGPSIAENAEVFACTVGRKPSKAKYYLDDTAEIVRLMQGLASVSEQTVTV from the exons ATGGTGTCAAGATCATACTCTAATCTTCTGGAGCTTGCCTCTGGCGAGTCTCCATCTTTTGGCCGCATGAGCCGGCGAATTCCTCGGATTATGACGGTGGCAGGCATCATGTCCGATATAGATGATGATCCATCGGAGAGTGTGTGCTCCGATCCATCATCTTCTTCGACTCCAAAGGATCGAATCATAATTGTCGCCAATCAGCTGCCAATAAGGGCGCAGAGAAAATCAGATGGCAGTAAGTCCTGGATTTTCTCTTGGGATGAGAATTCACTTCTTCTTCAGCTGAAAGATGGTTTAGGGGATGATGAGATTGAGGTTATTTATGTTGGTTGTTTGAAGGAAGAAGTTCACCCTAATGAACAAGATGAGGTCTCCCAAATACTTTTGGAGACCTTCAAATGTGTGCCAACATTTCTCCCACCAGATCTTTTTAGCAGGTATTATCATGGTTTTTGTAAACAACAATTATGGCCTTTGTTTCATTACATGTTGCCCTTGTCGCCTGACCTTGGGGGTAGGTTTAATCGGTCATTGTGGCAAGCGTATGTGTCAGTAAATAAGATATTTGCTGATAGGATTATGGAGGTGATTAATCCAGAGGATGATTTCGTATGGGTTCATGACTATCATCTAATGGCGTTGCCTACTTTCTTGAGGAAGAGGTTTAATAAGGTGAAACTTGGGTTTTTCCTCCATAGTCCATTCCCTTCGTCAGAGATTTATAAGACATTGCCTATTAGAGAAGAGCTCTTGCGAGCTCTGTTGAATTCAGATTTAATTGGGTTCCATACTTTTGACTACGCTAGACATTTCTTGTCTTGTTGTAGTAGAATGCTTGGCCTTTCCTATGAATCTAAGAGAGGATACATAGGCATCGAGTACTGTGGTAGGACTGTAAGCATCAAAATTCTTCCTGTTGGTATACACATGGGTCAGCTTCAGTCGGTGTTGAGCCTTCCAGAGACTGAAGCAAAGGTCAAGGAGCTCATTAAGCAGTTTAGCGATCAAGATAGGATAATGTTGCTGGGGGTGGATGACATGGACATTTTTAAGGGTATAAGTTTGAAGTTGCTGGCAATGGAACAGTTACTTATGCAGCATCCAGAGTGGCAAGGGAAGATAGTGTTGGTGCAGATAGCGAATCCTGCTAGGGGTAAAGGAAAAGATGTGAAAGAAGTCCAAGCTGAGACACATGCTGCTGTGAAACGGATCAATGAAACATTTGGGAAGCCTGGATATGACCCCATTGTCTTGATTGACGCGCCATTGAAGTTTTACGAGAAAGTGGCCTATTATGTTGTCGCAGAGTGTTGCTTGGTCACTGCTGTAAGGGATGGAATGAATCTCATACCCTATGAATACATAATCAGTCGCCAAGGTAATGATCGATTGAATAAATTGTTGGGACAAGAACCTTCTACCCCTAAGAAGAGCATGTTGGTCATCTCTGAATTTATTGGCTGCTCTCCATCTTTGAGTGGAGCCATTCGAGTAAACCCTTGGAATATTGATGCTGTGGCAGATGCAATGGACTTTGCCTTGGAGATGGCAGAACCTGAAAAACAACTCCGACATGAGAAGCATTACCGATATGTCAGTACCCATGATGTTGGGTATTGGGCACGTAGTTTTCTTCAGGATTTGGAGAGGACATGTCGCGATCATTCAAGGAGGAGATGCTGGGGTATTGGATTTGGACTAAGCTTCAGAGTTGTGGCACTTGATCCTAACTtcaagaagctttcaatggagcGCATTGTGTCAGCTTATAAGAGGACCACAACCAGGGCAATTCTTCTGGATTATGATGGTACACTAATGCCTCAGGCTTCTATTGATAAGAGCCCATCCTCAAAGTCCATTGACATCATAAACAACTTGTGTAGAGATAAGAACAACATGGTTTTCCTTGTCAGTGCTCGAAGCCGCAACACAGTTGCTGAATGGTTCTCTGAGTGTGAGAAACTGGGATTAGCAGCAGAACATGGCTACTTTCTTAG GCTAAAAAGAGATGCAGAGTGGGAGACACGCGTCCCTGTAGCAGATACCACTTGGAAGCAGATTGCAGAGCCTGTGATGCAGCTTTACACTGAAACAACAGATGGGTCAACTATCGAGGACAAGGAAACTTCACTAGTATGGTGCTATGAGGATGCAGATCCAGACTTTGGGTCATGCCAAGCAAAAGAACTTCTTGATCATCTTGAAAGTGTGCTAGCCAATGAACCTGTTACAGTCAAGAGTGGGCAGAACATAGTGGAGGTCAAACCTCAG GGTGTCAGCAAGGGACTTGTAGCCAAACGCCTACTCTCCATCatgcaagaaaatgaaatgtCACCAGATTTTGTTCTGTGCATTGGCGATGATAGGTCTGATGAAGATATGTTTGAGGTAATAACCACCTCCATGGCAGGCCCATCAATTGCTGAAAATGCGGAAGTGTTTGCTTGTACTGTTGGTCGAAAACCCAGTAAGGCTAAATATTACCTGGATGACACAGCAGAAATTGTTAGGTTGATGCAAGGCTTGGCCTCTGTTTCAGAACAAACGGTTACAGTATAG
- the LOC7459098 gene encoding caffeoyl-CoA O-methyltransferase — MAFVLPSKGILQSQALKKYICETSAYPGEHEQLKELREATAKKYGNLSEMAIPVDEGRFLSMLMKIMNPKRTLEVGVFTGYSLLSTALALPKESQITAIDIDREAYEVGLPYIQKTGLENKIKFIQADAISVLNEMLNNDMQPEFDFAFVDADKPNYKHYHEQLVKLVKIGGVIAYDNTLWFGLVAKEEDEVPEHLRTIRTVIMEFNKLISSDPRIEISQVSVGDGVTLCRRLY; from the exons ATGGCTTTCGTTTTACCTTCGAAAGGAATTCTCCAAAGCCAGGCGCTCAAAAAG TACATATGTGAAACTAGTGCATATCCTGGGGAGCATGAGCAACTAAAGGAGCTACGAGAAGCAACGGCAAAAAAATATGGCAACTT AAGTGAGATGGCTATACCAGTTGATGAAGGGCGTTTCCTATCAATGCTTATGAAAATCATGAATCCCAAGAGGACTCTGGAGGTTGGTGTCTTTACAGGCTATTCTCTCCTTTCCACTGCACTCGCCTTGCCTAAGGAAAGCCAG ATAACAGCGATAGACATAGATCGGGAAGCTTACGAAGTTGGATTACCATACATTCAAAAGACTGGCTTGGagaataaaatcaaattcattcaAGCAGATGCCATCTCAGTTTTAAATGAAATGCTAAACAAT GATATGCAGCCAGAATTTGACTTTGCGTTCGTAGACGCTGACAAGCCTAACTACAAGCATTATCATGAGCAATTAGTGAAACTGGTTAAGATTGGAGGTGTGATTGCTTATGATAACACACTGTGGTTTGGCTTGGTtgcaaaagaagaagacgagGTGCCAGAGCATTTGAGGACTATCAGGACAGTCATCATGGAATTCAATAAACTAATAAGCTCCGATCCCCGTATAGAGATTTCCCAAGTTTCCGTTGGTGATGGTGTTACACTATGCAGGCGCCTTTACTGA
- the LOC7462665 gene encoding vacuolar iron transporter 1 isoform X2, translating into MATSTQGVNLDPEKQTLLNQHKEKHFTAGEIVRDIIIGVSDGLTVPFALAAGLSGANATSSIVLTAGVAEVAAGAISMGLGGYLAAKSEADHYARELRREQEEIKSVPDTEAAEVAEILAHYGIEPHEYGPVVSALRKKPQAWLDFMMKFELGLEKPDPRRALQSALTIAIAYILGGFVPLIPYMFIPSAQDAVIASVILTLAALLIFGFAKGYFTGNKPFRSALQTALIGAIASAAAFGIAKAVHP; encoded by the exons ATGGCGACTTCGACACAAGGAGTTAATCTAGATCCCGAGAAACAGACCCTCCTAAACCAGCACAAAGAGAAACACTTCACTGCCGGAGAGATCGTTCGTGACATCATCATCGGTGTATCCGATGGTCTAACTGTTCCTTTTGCTCTTGCTGCCGGTTTGTCTGGAGCTAATGCTACGTCTTCCATTGTTCTCACCGCCGGCGTCGCCGAAGTTGCTGCTGGCGCCATCTCCATGGGACTTGGAGG ATATCTAGCGGCTAAAAGTGAGGCAGATCACTACGCAAGAGAGCTCAGGAGAGAGCAAGAAGAGATCAAGAGTGTTCCCGATACAG AGGCGGCTGAGGTGGCTGAGATACTGGCACACTATGGAATAGAGCCGCACGAGTATGGGCCTGTGGTTAGTGCTCTAAGGAAGAAGCCTCAAGCCTGGCTTGATTTCATGATGAA ATTTGAGCTAGGATTGGAGAAGCCGGATCCAAGAAGAGCACTGCAGAGTGCGCTGACTATTGCCATTGCTTACATTTTGGGCGGATTCGTACCCCTCATTCCTTACATGTTCATTCCAAGCGCTCAAGATGCTGTGATTGCTTCGGTGATCTTAACTTTGGCAGCTTTGCTGATCTTCGGCTTTGCAAAGGGTTACTTCACTGGTAATAAACCCTTTAGAAGTGCTTTGCAAACTGCCCTTATTGGTGCCATTGCATCTGCTGCAGCATTTGGCATTGCTAAGGCTGTCCACCCATAA
- the LOC7462666 gene encoding heat stress transcription factor A-8, whose translation MVKSSESGVAPFLKKCYEMVDDESTNSIISWSQTNDSFVIWDMTEFSVHLLPKYFKHSNSSSFVRQLNIYGFRKIDTDQWEFANDGFIRGQKHLLKNICRRKNSQGTDNRKSVQQQDNSIEHCENVENVGLWKEVESLKTGRNAVTQELVKLRQHQETADNKLLLLRDRLQGMEKNQQQMLSFLVMAMQSPGFLAQLLNKKENNWRIAEPGSIVEQGADDAEQLASEGMIVRYQPPVDEMFEPVHAPPIGPENPRESNPSSDGMKDFFVSPDFMELLMDENLGFENHTSFGLPELADDGSWEQLLLANPFIENIKDTKPGSEESTDPETDTGTTIVGTQLERSQSFEYLIEMMEKSNDLENKATDEGPHFEKSQKLEILTEQMGLLASEPNH comes from the exons ATGGTGAAATCAAGCGAAAGTGGGGTGGCTCCTTTCTTGAAGAAATGCTATGAAATGGTTGATGATGAATCAACAAATTCGATAATCTCATGGAGCCAGACCAATGACAGCTTTGTTATATGGGACATGACTGAATTCTCTGTCCACTTACTGCCCAAGTACTTCAAGCACAGCAATTCTTCTAGTTTTGTCAGGCAGCTCAATATCTAT GGATTTAGAAAAATTGATACAGATCAGTGGGAATTTGCAAATGACGGATTTATCAGAGGGCAGAAACATTTGTTAAAGAATATCTGCAGGAGGAAAAATTCTCAGGGCACAGACAATCGAAAGTCAGTGCAGCAGCAAGACAACTCCATTGAGCATTGTGAAAATGTTGAAAATGTGGGTCTCTGGAAGGAAGTTGAGAGCCTGAAGACAGGTAGAAATGCAGTTACACAGGAGTTGGTTAAGCTCAGGCAGCACCAGGAAACTGCAGACAATAAGTTGCTCCTGTTGAGGGATCGCCTTCAaggaatggaaaaaaatcaGCAGCAGATGCTGTCTTTTTTAGTGATGGCAATGCAAAGCCCAGGGTTTCTAGCTCAGCTactaaacaaaaaggaaaataattggCGGATAGCTGAGCCAGGAAGCATAGTGGAGCAGGGTGCAGATGATGCTGAGCAGTTGGCTTCTGAGGGAATGATAGTAAGGTACCAGCCACCAGTGGATGAGATGTTCGAGCCTGTACATGCACCGCCAATTGGTCCAGAAAATCCACGAGAATCTAACCCATCTTCCGATGGgatgaaagatttttttgtgaGTCCAGATTTTATGGAACTTCTTATGGATGAAAATTTGGGTTTTGAAAATCATACCTCGTTTGGTTTACCAGAATTAGCGGATGATGGTTCTTGGGAACAACTGCTTTTAGCCAATCCTTTCATTGAGAATATTAAAGACACCAAACCCGGTTCTGAAGAGAGCACTGATCCTGAAACTGATACCGGAACAACAATTGTTGGAACGCAGCTGGAGAGATCCCaaagttttgaatatttaataGAAATGATGGAGAAGTCCAATGACTTGGAGAACAAAGCAACTGATGAAGGACCTCACTTTGAGAAGTCTCAGAAATTGGAAATTCTAACTGAGCAGATGGGTCTTTTGGCTTCGGAGCCAAACCACTAA